Part of the Geobacter pickeringii genome, TTTTGCCGGCTTCACCCCCGAAGGGAAACCCTCCGGCATCGATCCGGTCAAGAACTGCTTTGAGTGCCACCTGAAGGACGCGAAGGCAACCGATCTGATCATCTCGAAATACGCCGACTTCAAGTAACCACCCGTTGCCGACGGGGGGACAGAGAGCGCCGCGGGAAACCGTGGCGCTTTTTTTGTATCGGCGAGGGAATTCGGCCGGTTATGAAACTTTTTTCTCAATAATTTTCGCCGTCGGTCGAAGAGCAAAAGAAGACCTTAAAACGGAAAACGCCGGCGAGGGATGGAGCATGCCGGAAGGGACCGAAAGGAGACATTAATGAAGACATTGATCGTGGAAGACGATTTCATCTCGCGAAAGATCATGAAGGAGCTCCTGGCGCCGCTCGGCGAGACCGACATCGCCATTGACGGCGCCGAGGCGATCCAGGCCTTCCGTATCGCCCACGAGGAGCGGCGCCCCTATGATCTGATCTGCATGGACATCATGATGCCGAATATGGACGGCCACGAGGCGCTGGCCCAGATCAGGGAGTACGAAAAAGAGCGGGGGATTGCCGCTGCCACCGAGGCGAAAGTGATCATGACCACCGCCCTCGACGATCCGAAGAACGTGGTGGAGGCGTTCTACCGCGGCGGGGCCACCTCCTACCTCGTGAAGCCGATCACCCGGCAGAAGCTTATGCAGGAGATCCGGAGCCACGGGCTGCTCTGAAGCCCCGTCGGATTCTTCGGTCAGTCAGGAAAAACCTGAGGGCTTTTGTGTCATTTTCGTTAAAGATTTTGCAGGGTACGACGATTAGGTATACATATTGCGCAAACGCGGTTTCGAAGCGGAAGGGTCGAGCCGCAGAGAGAGGTGCCACTCAGTGCAAAATTCTTTTCTGAGGATGTTCCGGCGAGCCCCAGAATCCGAGACGACGGACAAAGCCGGAGCCTTCGCGGTTCTTGCGGAAGCCCCCCTGTCAATCCATTTCGACGGCTGGAACGAGCGGCTGGCAACGCTCGGCCAGCGGCTGCTGGCGCTCAACGGATCCACGGAGGACGAATTCCTCGCCATCGGCGCCCGGCTCCACGACTTCTACGCCCGGGCCGGTGCCGTGGAGCGGATGAGCCAGGACGTGGCCGGCCGGATCATGGGAGATGATATCTCCCGCGACATGGCCGCCCTCCAGGAGATTCTCGATCGGATCGCCGACTACCTCGCCCAGGCGGAGCGCGAGACGGAGCAGAGCACCGAGACCCTGCAGCAGATCCTCGACCTCGTCACCCACGTGGACGACCCCCTCGACGGCTTCAAGAAGATCATCAAGAACCTCCACATGCTGAGCACCGCCGTGAAGATCGAGAGCGCGCGGCTCGGCGAGGGAGCGGCCGGCTTCAACACCCTGGCCGACGACGTGGAGCGGCTTTCGGTGTCGATCAAGGAGAAGTCGACCAGCATCCTCGCGGAGAAGAATTCCCTCGCCGCCATGATCGGCGTCACCCTGGCCCGCGTAAGCGCCCTTGAGGCCGAACAGCGCAGCAACGCCCGCCTGATTCTCGACCGGACCCGCGACAGCCTTGCCACCCTCGCGTCGATCCACGGCCGCTGTTCCGATGCCGCGACGGCGGTTGCCGCCTGCTCCTCGGAGATCGCCGCCAGCATCGCCACGGTGGTCACCTCGCTCCAGTTTCACGACATTACCCGTCAACAGATCGAGCACGTGAAAGAGGCCATGGACGACATGCGGGCGCTCATGGACGCGTCTGCCGCCACCCCCGGCCCGGCCGCCGGCGAGGTGGCCGACGTCTGCGAGCTCCAGGAGGCGCAGCTCGACCATGCCCGTGACGAGCTCGTCGCGGCGGTGGCGCGGGTGGTGGAAAATCTGCGCGACATCGCCCGGAAGGAGACGCGGATGTCGGAGGAGACCCGGCTCATGGCCGGCTCCGCCGACCAGGCGGGGAGTTCGTTCTTCGCCGACATGGAGAACGGCATGGCCCAGGTGGCCGACGTCCTCTCCGAGAGCTCCCGGGCGAACCGGGGGCTTGCCGAGGCGATGGCATCGGTCGTGGCTTCGGTGGGGGATATCGCCACCTTTGTCACCGATATCGAGGAGATCGGCTCCGAGATCGAGCTGATCGCCCTCAACTCCCAGGTGAAGGCAGCAAACACGGGGGAGGGGGGGGCGGCCCTCGGGGTCCTCGCCGAGGCGATCCAGCACCTTTCCGTCGAGGCCCGCGCCCGCACCGGCGCCGTTTCCGAGACGCTCCGCAAGGTGACTGCCGTCACCGTGAACCTGAGCCAGGAGGACCAGGAATCTCGCGCCATCGCCGACGAGATCGACGGCCTGATCGGTGAGCTGAAGGGGCTGCTCGGCACCATCCGGGGGATGAACGAGACGCTGCTGGGGCTTCTCGGTCGAATGGACGGCGAGGTGCAGGGGCTCTCCATCGATATCGAAGCCGCCACCGGCGGGGTGACCGTTCACGAGACGACGAACCGGCTCGCCGGCGAGGTGATGGCGGAATTGCGCGACCTCGTCCGGGAGATCCGGCGGCTGGCGCCGGCGGCCTCATCCCGGGAACGGGAGGCACGGCTCCGGGAACTGGCCGAGCGCTACACCATGCACAGCGAGCGGACGGTCCACGCCGCGCTCTTCGGCGAAGCCGGCGGATTCAATCCGGCCTTTGCGCCGATGGCTGCTGCCGATGACGCACTCGGGGATAACGTAGAACTGTTTTAGTCTCAACGAGGAGAATCAATGGACGGACTGACCATAGAACGAAGCGAAGAGGCCGGTGGCGCGGCGCTCGTCCTGAAGCTTTCGGGCGACATGACCATTCCGTGGGCCGGGGAGCTGCGGCAGACGCTCCTCGACGCCTTCGACGCCGCGGCGACGGTGGCCGTGGACGTTCGGCAGGTGGCGAGCGTCGATCTCTCCGGATTGCAGCTTCTCTGCGCCGCCCACCGCACCTCCTGTGTCCGCGGCCGGGCGTTTCGCCTGACCGGAGAGCGGGATGGGGCGTTCGCCGAGGCGGTGGTGCTCGCCGGCTTTCCACGGCACGTGGGATGTGCGCGGGATGTGGGAAAAACATGCATATGGACGGGAGGAAGTGACTGATGGCCAAGATGATCATGACGGTTGACGATTCTGCCAGTGTGCGTCAGATGGTCGCCTTTACCCTTAAGCAGAACGGCTACGACGTGGTGGAGGCGGTGGACGGCAAGGATGCCCTGGCGAAGCTTGCGGGGACCAAAGTCGACATGGTGATCACCGACCTGAACATGCCGAACCTGGACGGCATCGGTCTCATCAAGGGAGTGCGGGCTAACCCCTCCTACCGGTTCACCCCCATCGTCATGCTGACCACCGAGTCCCAGGACTCCCGGAAGGCGGAAGGGAAGGCGGCCGGCGCCACCGGCTGGATCGTGAAGCCCTTCAAGCCGGAGCAGCTCGTGGCGGTGGTCAAAAAGGTGCTCGGCTAATGGACGCCCATCGCCAGGCCTACAAGGAAGAGGCGTACGAACTCCTGGCCGAGTTGGAGAACTCGCTTCTGGAGTTGGAGGAGAACCCGGAGGATGTGGAGCTGATCGGCCGGGTCTTCAGGGCGATGCACACCATCAAAGGGTCGGGGGCGATGTTCGGCTTTGAGGATATCGCTACCTTCACCCATGAGGTGGAGACGGTCTTCGACCTGGTCCGCAACGGCAAGATGGCGGTGACCCGCGATCTCGTCAACCTGACGCTCCGGGCCCGGGACCTGATCAAGGGGATGCTCGACGCCTCCGACGGCGGTGAAGCGGTGGAGGGACGCGAGGCCGAGGAGGTGATCGCCGGTTTGAAGCGTCTCGTCCCCGCCCCGGCGATCGGCGACCCGCTCCCGGCGGCGGAACGGCCGGCTTCCCGTCTCGATGGAGGAGAGGGGCCAGCGGTCACCTACCGCATCCGCTTCAAGCCGGTGCCGGAGGTGACGGTCAACGGCACCAATCCCCTCCTGCTCCTGGCCGAACTGAACCAGCTCGGCCCCTGCCGGGCGGTGGCCCAGATGGCCAACGTGCCGGAACTTGAGGAGCTGAACCCCGAGTTCTGCTACGTCTACTGGGACGTGATCCTCACCACGAAGCGGGGGACCGACGCCATCAGGGACGTCTTCATCTTCATCGAGGATGACTGCGAGCTGAAGATCGACGTCATCGACGACGGCGGCATCCTCGATACCGACGCCGACTACAAGAAGCTCGGGAGCATCCTTACCGAGCGGGGGGATCTCACCCGCCACGACCTGGAGACGATCATCGCCCGGCAGAAACGCTTCGGCGAGCTCCTCGTGGAACAGGGGGTCGTGACCCCCGAAAAGGTGGCGTCGGCCCTGGTGGAGCAGCAGCACGTGAAGGAGGTCCGCAAGGATCGCCAGGCCCAGGAGAGCGCCTCCAGCATCCGGGTGCCGGCGGAGAAACTCGACCTCCTCGTGAACCTGGTGGGGGAGCTGGTGACGGTCCAGGCGCGGCTTTCCCAGACCGCCACGGGACGGGGCGACGCGCTTCTGGCTTCCATTGCCGAGGAGGTGGAGCGGCTCACCAACGAGCTTCGCGACACCGCCCTCAATATCCGGATGCTCCCCATCGGCACCACTTTCAGCAAGTTCAAGCGCCTGGTGCGCGACCTGTCGGTGGAGCTCGGCAAGGACATCGAGATGACCACCGACGGCGCCGACACCGAGCTGGACAAGACGGTGATCGAGAAGCTGAACGATCCGCTGGTCCATCTTATCCGCAACTCCATCGACCACGGCATCGAACACCCTGAGGAGCGCCTCGCCGCCGGCAAGCCGCGCCAGGGTACGATCCACCTCGCCGCGGTCCATTCGGGGGACAGCGTCCTCATCACCATCACCGACGACGGCGCCGGCCTCGACCGGGAGGCGATCCGGGCCAAGGGGGTCGAGCGGGGGATCGTCCCGGCCACCGCCGAGCTTACCGACAAGGAGATCTTCGACCTGATCTTCGCCCCCGGTTTCTCCACCGCCCGGACCGTCACCAGCGTCTCGGGGCGCGGCGTCGGGATGGACGTGGTGAAGAAGGCGATCGACGCCCTGCGCGGCACCATCGACCTCACCAGCGAACGGGGGAAGGGGACCGTCATCACCATCAAGCTCCCCCTGACCCTCGCCATCATCGAGAGCCTCCTGGTGAAGATCGGCGCCGACTGTTTCGTCCTCCCCCTCTCCATCGTGGAAGAGTGCGTGGAGCTGACCCGGGAGGACGTGCGAAACGCCCACGGCCGGAACCTGGCCAGCGTCCGCGACCAGATCGTCCCCTACGTCCCGCTGCGTGAGCGGTTCCTGGTGGGGGGCGATGCGCCGGAGATCGAGCAGATCGTCATCACCCAGGTGAATGGCGGGCGCGTCGGCTTCGTGGTGGATCACGTCATCGGCGAGCACCAGACGGTGATCAAGTCGCTGGGGAAGATGTACAAGGATGTGAAGGGGCTTTCCGGCGCCACCATCCTCGGCGATGGCTCCGTCGCCCTCATTCTCGACATCCCCCAGCTGGTCCGCGAGGTGGAGCGCGAGCAGGCTGTCTGGTGATATTTCGAGGCAGAACGTGCTTCGGGCCGCCGTGACCATTCCGGTCCGGCGGCCGTTTTTTTTCGGGATGCGCTGATGGCGGCGTGCCGAGCCCTTGCGGGGCGCGGCATGATGCGTTACCGTTAAAGAAATAGAGGCACCTACTCCAGATTTTCCCCTGCTCCGGCTTTCGGGGCACGGACTCAAGGATATATCGTGACCGGAATGGCCATCCTGGCGCTCGCGTTCGCCCTCGTCTCCCTGCGCCGCTGTCGGCAACTCCGGCGGGAGATCTCCCGCCGGCTTGAGGTTGAGGAGCAGCTGCTCCGCTTCCGGGAGACGCTCGAAAATATGGAGCTCATTGCCGTCCGGCTCGATACCGCGGGGAAGATCACGTTCTGCAACGACTACTTCCTAAGGCTCGTGGGGTGGTCGCGGCAGGAGGTGCTCGGCGCCAACTGGTTCGACCGGTTCATCCCGCTGGACCAGGGAACGGTGAAGCGGTTCTTCTCCTCGGGACTGACCACAGGGGCCGTTCCGGCCCACTTCCAGAACGACATCGTGACCCGGGACGGGAGCCGGCGCTTCATCTCATGGACCAATACGGTCCTGATGGGGGATGACGGGGCGAGTGCCGGCACCATGAGCATCGGTGAGGATATCACCGACCGGACCGCCGCCGAGAACACGCTTTCGCGCTACCAGGAGGAGCTTCGGAGCCTGGCCGCCGAACTCTCCCTGGCGGAGGAGCGGGAACGCCGCCGCCTCGCTGCCGACCTCCACGACCGGATCGGGCAGACCCTCGCCTTTACCAAGATCAGAACGGATTCCCTCAGGCAGTTCGTTGTGGCCGAAGGTGCCGAAACGCTTCGCGAAACCGCCGCCCTTCTCGAACAGTCCATCCAGGAAGTCCGGACCCTCATCTTCCAGATCAGCCCGCCGCTGCTCTACGAAGTGGGGCTTGAAGCGGCCCTCGAATGGCTCGCCGAGACCTTTCAGGAGGAGCATGGCCTGACGGTTTCGTTCCAGGACGACGGCGAAGTCAAGCCCCTTGCCGAAGAGGTGAAGGTTACCCTTTTCCAGGCGGTGCGCGAGATTCTGATCAATACGGTCAAACATGCCCGGGCAACCCGGGCGACGATTGCAGTCCGGGCGGGTGCCGGGCAGATTGTCGTCGACGTCAGGGACGACGGCGCCGGCTTCGAGGCTGAGCGTGCCGTCGACATCTCCCGGTCGCGCAGCCTGACCGGTTTCGGTCTTTTCAATATCCGCCAGCGGCTCGAGCGTCTCGGGGGAGAGCTGCTGATCGTCTCGGCGCCGGGACGGGGGACGGCCGTCACGGTGATAGCTCAGCTTCTCCGGGACGCTTCCGCAGAAGAAGGCGCGGCGGGGATCGTTTCGCCGCGCGGCGCGGCCGACTGAGATGAGGGCAGGGAACAAAAGGGGGCGCCAATGGCGGTGAGGGTGCTGGTGGTCGACGATCACAAGATCATGCGCGAGGGGCTCAGGTCTCTCCTGGAAGGGCAGAGCGACCTCGTGGTGGTCGGAGAGGCCGAGGGGGGGAGGGAGGCCATCCAGCGCGTGCGCGACACCGCTCCCGATGTGGTCGTCATGGATCTCTCCATGCCCGAAATGAACGGCATCGAGGCGACCCGCCGCATCGCAGAGAACTTTCCGGATGTCCGGATCCTCGCCCTCTCCATGCATTCCGACCGGCGCTTCGTTGAAGAGGCCCTCGCCGCCGGTGCCTGCGGCTTCCTGCTGAAGGACTGCGCGTTCGACGAGCTGGTGGGAGCCATCCGCGAGGTGAAGGCGGCCCGCTACTACCTCAGCCCCCGCATCGCCGGGGGGGTCGTCAGCGACTTTCTCGGCAGCCGCGGCCGCCCCGCCTCACCCACCGGTGCCCGCCTTACCCCCCGCGAGCGCGAGGTTCTGCAACTCGTTGCGGAGGGGAAGAACACCAAGGAAGTTGCCTTCACCCTCGGCACCTGCGTGAAGACGGTCGAAACCCAGCGGACGCAGATCATGCGCAAGCTGGGGATAACCAGTGTCGCCGAACTGACGAAGTACGCCATCCGCGAAGGGCTCACCTCCCTCGACTGACCCCCCCCTCAACGGGTTTCCCCTTCCTTCCTCTGGAATTTCCTCTGCCGATCGGCCGCACGTTCCTCTTTTTAAAAACAGCCGAGAACGTGCCACGACCTCAGCCAATTGAAATCTCACCCACCCCCCTGCCCCTTCCTGTCACGGGAGGGGTAATGTCTTGGTGGCGGAAGATCAGTGCACCGATGATTCGGTGCTTTTTTGTTGGTGCCGGAGAACGGTGAATGGGTGCGCTGCACGGTGCAAGCGAAAAGAAACGAAAGTCGATAAGGGTTATCCTGATGGTGAGGTAAGGAACATTCTGATGGCTCTATTCATAACCCTGCCGATCAGGATTACATGCGCTTTGATTGACAAAGACGGTCGGCTATGGAGCGGTGGAGGACGATGGCATTTACCTTTTTCATGCGCGACCAGCCTCCCCTCGAACATGCGGCGGACCATATGGTCCGCTTTGCCACGGGGCGGAGCCCATCTCTTCGAGCAGGTGGTTCCCGATGCCCAGGTGTTCAGGAAGAACCCATAGACACAATGTCGGTGTAATCGGAAAGGGAAAGGAGGACGTATGCTCAAGAACATGAAGATCGGAGCAAAACTGGTGGGAGGGTTCGTCATAGTTGCTCTCCTGGCGGTCGTTGTCGGTGTCGTCGGTGTCGTGAACCTCCGCAAGCTGGATAAGGCCGGGGACCTGATGTACGAGAAAATGGCCGCGCCGTTGGGGGACCTGGGCGCGATGTCGGTGGCGTTTCAGCGGATGCGGATCAATCTGCGGGACGCCGTCACCGCTGAAACTTCCCAGGAGCGGGCAAAGGCGGCAGAGACCATCGGAAAACTGCGGGAGGAGATCGGCAGACGTTCGGATTCGTTCGAGAAGACCATCCTGACCGACGAGGGACGAAAAATCTTCGGCGAGTTCAAGGAATCCCGCAAGGTATATGGGGCAGCGCTTGAAAAGGCCCTCTCCCTGGCGGGTGCGGGACGCCAGGCTGAGGCGGAAGCGGTGGTCAAGGGAGAAGGGAAGGCGGCGGCGCTCCACGAGCAGGAGCTCCTCGACAAGCTGACCGCTTCCAAGGAGGAGACCGCCAAGAAGACGGCAGAGGAAAACGGCGTCGTCGCCAGTCGCGCCATGATGATGATGACGGTTCTGCCTGCGCTGGCGCTCTGCTTGGGAACACTCATCGGTTTTATAATCACACGTGGCATCAAGAGGCAACTGGGGGGCGAGCCTCAGTACGTGGCCGAGATTGCCGGCAAGGTGGCCGTTGGCGACCTTGCCCTGCAGATCGATACCTCCGGCCAGGATCAAGGGAGCATCATCGTCGCCATGGGAAAAATGGTGGAAGCCATCAAGGCTCTTTCGGCCGACGCCAACACGCTGTCGGAGGCGGCGGTGGCCGGGCGGCTGGCGACCCGCGCCGATGCGACGAAACATCAGGGGGATTTCCGGAAGATCGTCGAGGGGGTGAACGATACCCTCGACGCCGTCATCGGCCCCCTGAACGTCGCGGGCGAGTACATCGACCGGATCAGCAAGGGGGATATCCCGCCACGGATCACCGACAGTTACAACGGCGACTTCAACGAGATCAAGAACAACCTCAACCAGTGTATCGACACCCTGAACGGGCTCATCAGCGACATGAACGAGATGTCCAAGATGCACGACCTGGGAGACATTGAGGTGGTGATTACCGCCGACAACTACCAGGGGGCCTACCGCGCCATGGCCAAGGGGGTCAACGACATGGTCAACGGCCACATCGCCGTCAAGAAGAAGGCGATGGCGTGTATAGCCGAATTCGGGAAAGGAAATTTCGACGCCGACCTGGAGAAGTTCCCCGGCAAGAAGGCGTTCATCAACGAGACCATCGAAGGGGTGCGGGGGAATCTCAAGCAGTTCGAGGAGCAGCTCAGCATTCTCATCAAGGCGGCGGCCGACGGAGAGCTCGACAGGCGCGCCAACGCCGCGCTCTTCGTGGGGGGATGGCAGATCCTGGCCCAGGGGGTGAACGACACCGTCACCAACATCGTGGAGCCCCTCATGGTTACCGCCGACTACGTGGACAAAATCAGCAAGGGTGACATGCCGCCGGTCATTACCAGGGAGTACAAGGGGCAGTACAATCTCATCAAGCAGAACCTCAATGCGCTTATCGACGCCACCAACGGCATTGTCCGGGCGGCACAGCAGGTGGCGGGGGGCGATCTGACGGTGGAACTGAAGCAGCGCTCCGACAACGACGAGCTGATGAAGGCCCTCTCCACCATGGTGAAGAAGCTTTCGGACGTGGTGGCGGAGGTGAAGGTGGCGGCGGACAACGTCACCGCCGGCAGCCGCGAGATGAGCGTCGGGAGCGAGCAGATGAGCCAGGGGGCCACCGAGCAGGCTGCTGCTGCTGAGGAGGCCTCCAGCAGTATGGAGCAGATGAGCTCCAACATCCGCCAGAACGCCGACAATGCGGTGCAGACCGAACGGATCGCCATCAAGAGTGCCGAGGACGCCAAGCAGGGAGGAAAGGCGGTGGCCGAGACGGTGACGGCCATGAAGGAGATCGCCGGGAAGATCTCGATCATCGAAGAGATTGCGCGGCAGACGAACCTGCTGGCGTTGAACGCCGCCATCGAGGCGGCCCGGGCCGGGGAGCACGGCAAGGGGTTTGCGGTGGTGGCCGCCGAGGTGCGCAAGCTGGCCGAGCGGAGCCAGCACGCAGCGGCGGAGATCAGCCAGCTCTCGTCCACCAGCGTGGACGTTGCCGAGAAGGCGGGTGAGATGCTGGCCCGGATTCTCCCCGACATCCAGAGGACTGCCGAACTGGTGCAGGAGATCAGCGCCGCCAGCAAGGAGCAGGATACCGGTGCCGAGCAGATCAACAAGGCGATCCAGCAGCTCGACGCCGTGATACAGCAGAATGCCGGCGCGGCCGAAGAGATGGCCTCCACCGCCGAAGAGCTTTCGGCCCAGGCGGAGCAGCTCCAGAGCACCATCGCCTTCTTCAGGGTGGACGAATCGGCAGGTAGTCGGCGCGCCCCCATCGTCTCCCGGTCGGCGAAAAAGCCGGCCGCTCCCCATGTGGCTGCCAACGGTTATCATCCCAGTGAGCCTCTGTCGAAAAAACCGGCGAAGGCGGTCGTGAACTCAGGTGTCAGCCTGGAGCTTGGCGGCCCGGACCCTCTGGATGGTGAGTTCGAAAAATTCTGATCGGCCACGTCCGAGGCACTGCACACGCGCAAGGCGCGCTCCGGTATTCCGGGCGCGCCTTTTTTACGTCCAGCCGCTCCGGGTAGTTTCGATCGGTGCCGTTCTGGAATGTGCCCCTGGTCAACTCGGAAAGATTCTGAGTGGTGAATGGTGTCATTCTTGCTATAGTTCGGAGCCGTCGAATGGCGCCCCGGCCCTCCTGCTGGTGGCAAACCGCCGAATACTCAGGTAAGGAGCGATAGCCAGCACATTATGAGAATCATGATAGTTGATGATCACCAGATCGTGCGCCACGGGATGCGCCATCTCCTGGAGAGTCAGAGTGACATGGAGGTCGTGGCCGAAGCGGACAGCGGCCAGTCGGCTCTGCGTCGGGCACGGGAACACCAGCCCGACGTAATCCTGATGGATATCTCCATGCCGGACATGAACGGCATTGAAGTTACACGCCGCATCATTGCATCGTTGCCCGATGTGCGGGTGCTCGTCCTGTCGATGCATTCCAACCGGCGATTCGTGACCGAGGCTCTCGCCGCCGGAGCTACAGGCTATCTTCTGAAGGATTGCGCGTTCGATGAACTCATCGGAGCAATCCGCTGTGTCGCCGCCGGCGAGACGTACCTCAGTCCCAAGATTGCCGGCCACGTCGTCCGGGGGTTCCTGGACCAACGGACGGTGGCTGCCGCTGCCACCCATCCGACGCTTTCCGTCCGCGAACGGGAGGTCCTTCAACTCATTGCCGAAGGGAAGAATGTCAAGGAAGTGGCATTTCTTCTCGAAATCAGCACCAAGACCGTCGAGACTCACCGGATGCAAATCATGAAGAAGCTCGATATCCGCAACGTTGCCCAGTTGACCAAGTACGCCATCCGCGAGGGGCTGACCTCCCTCGACTGAAACAACATTCTTCCAATTCCTCTCCTTTCTCACGCGATTTCGCAGAACCCCCGTGGCGCCGATCCGGCGAGAACCGGCGGCTGACAGTACCTCTCACCGTTTTTGGATAGTGCAACCCTTATTTCAGTATTTCCTTGCCCCTATCAGGTATTCCCTTATGCCGTGAAAAAGCTAAGCGCCGATACGTGTCTGTATAAGGCCTGCTTCATTGACGATTTTTTCGTCTACAGCATTGTCAAAGGGAGGAACGGGTATGCAGTGGTTTTACAACATGAGGATTGCGGCAAAGCTTCTGACCGGCTTCATTCTGGTGGCCGTCATCGCAGGGGTCATCGGCTTCTTCGGGGTCACCCGCCTCAGGACCCTCCAGGAGGCGAGCGAGTCGATGTACCGCATTAACACGATGCCGATCTCGGACCTGGTGGATGCCACCGAGTACTACCAGCGAACGCGGGTCAACCTCCGGGAAATCTTTATTGACCGGACCCAGGTCGACAAGGAGAAGCACCTGGCGAGAATCAAGGAACTCGACGGCAAGCTGGAGGAGTCCCTCAAGAAGGTGGAGCAGAACTCCCAGGCGCCGGAGATTAAAAAAGCAGTTGCCGAGGTAAGGGGACGGGTGGCCGATTACGGGCAGCTTCGCGGCAAGATGATCGATCTCCTCATGGCGGGCAAGAGCGCCGAGGCATTCGACGTGCTCCGCGAGCCCAAAAACGTGGAAATAGCCATGGCCGGTGAGGAGGCTATCCAGAAACTCGCCGACCTGAAGACCGAGGATGCCAAGAAGAAGGCCGACGCCAACGCCGTCACTGCCCGAGGCGCCATCAGCCTGATGATAACGCTGGTGATCGTCGGCGTCGTGCTCGCCGTGATGCTCGGGATCTTTATCTCCCGGATCATCAGCCGTCCTCTGAAAGAGGCGGTCGACATCTCCAACCGGCTGGCCGAGGGGGACCTGACCGTTGCCATCGAGGCGAAGAGCACGGACGAGACCGGCCAGTTGCTTATCGCCATGAACAACATGGTGGAGAAGCTGAAGGTCGTGGTTGTCGACGTGAAGGCGGCGGCGGACAACGTGGCGTCGGGGAGCCAGGAACTCTCCTCCAGCAGCGAGGAGATGAGCCAGGGGGCGACGGAGCAGGCTGCAGCGGCGGAAGAGGCCTCCAGCAGCATGGAGGAGATGAGCTCCAACATCCGTCAGAACGCCGACAACGCCACCCAGACGGAGCGGATCGCGGTGAAGAGCGCCGAGGATGCGAAGCAGGGTGGCAAAGCGGTGGTGGAGACGGTGCACGCCATGAAGGAGATTGCCGGGAAGATCTCGATCATCGAAGAGATCGCGCGGCAGACGAACCTTTTGGCTCTGAACGCGGCGATCGAGGCGGCGCGGGCGGGGGAGCACGGCAAGGGGTTCGCGGTGGTGGCGGCGGAGGTTCGCAAGCTGGCGGAGCGGAGCCAGCACGCGGCGGGGGAGATCAGCGAGTTGTCGGCCTCCAGCGTGCAGGTCGCGGAAGCGGCAGGGGAGATGCTGAACCGGATGGTTCCGGATATCCAGCGGACGGCGGAGCTGGTGCAGGAGATCAGCGCGGCGTGCAAGGAGCAGGACACGGGAGCGGAGCAGATCAACCGCGCGATCCAGCAACTGGACCAGGTTATCCAGCAGAACGCCAGTGCCAGCGAGGAGATGGCGAGCACCTCCGAAGAGCTGGCGAGCCAGGCGGAGCAGCTCCAGGCGACCATCGCCTTCTTCCGGGTGGAAGAGGGGCGCGGGGTGAAGCGTGCGCCGGTGGCAAAGAAGAAGGCCGTAAAGCCGCAGATCGGCCATCTGGCCCACGGACAGGCCAACGGGTACCACGCGGAGGGTGGCGCCTCGCGGAAGAAGGCGGCCAACGCCGGCGTCGATCTGGATCTGGGGAATGACAGCCTGGATGCGGAGTTCGAGAAATTTTAGAGAGATCGGT contains:
- a CDS encoding response regulator yields the protein MAVRVLVVDDHKIMREGLRSLLEGQSDLVVVGEAEGGREAIQRVRDTAPDVVVMDLSMPEMNGIEATRRIAENFPDVRILALSMHSDRRFVEEALAAGACGFLLKDCAFDELVGAIREVKAARYYLSPRIAGGVVSDFLGSRGRPASPTGARLTPREREVLQLVAEGKNTKEVAFTLGTCVKTVETQRTQIMRKLGITSVAELTKYAIREGLTSLD
- a CDS encoding methyl-accepting chemotaxis protein; translated protein: MLKNMKIGAKLVGGFVIVALLAVVVGVVGVVNLRKLDKAGDLMYEKMAAPLGDLGAMSVAFQRMRINLRDAVTAETSQERAKAAETIGKLREEIGRRSDSFEKTILTDEGRKIFGEFKESRKVYGAALEKALSLAGAGRQAEAEAVVKGEGKAAALHEQELLDKLTASKEETAKKTAEENGVVASRAMMMMTVLPALALCLGTLIGFIITRGIKRQLGGEPQYVAEIAGKVAVGDLALQIDTSGQDQGSIIVAMGKMVEAIKALSADANTLSEAAVAGRLATRADATKHQGDFRKIVEGVNDTLDAVIGPLNVAGEYIDRISKGDIPPRITDSYNGDFNEIKNNLNQCIDTLNGLISDMNEMSKMHDLGDIEVVITADNYQGAYRAMAKGVNDMVNGHIAVKKKAMACIAEFGKGNFDADLEKFPGKKAFINETIEGVRGNLKQFEEQLSILIKAAADGELDRRANAALFVGGWQILAQGVNDTVTNIVEPLMVTADYVDKISKGDMPPVITREYKGQYNLIKQNLNALIDATNGIVRAAQQVAGGDLTVELKQRSDNDELMKALSTMVKKLSDVVAEVKVAADNVTAGSREMSVGSEQMSQGATEQAAAAEEASSSMEQMSSNIRQNADNAVQTERIAIKSAEDAKQGGKAVAETVTAMKEIAGKISIIEEIARQTNLLALNAAIEAARAGEHGKGFAVVAAEVRKLAERSQHAAAEISQLSSTSVDVAEKAGEMLARILPDIQRTAELVQEISAASKEQDTGAEQINKAIQQLDAVIQQNAGAAEEMASTAEELSAQAEQLQSTIAFFRVDESAGSRRAPIVSRSAKKPAAPHVAANGYHPSEPLSKKPAKAVVNSGVSLELGGPDPLDGEFEKF
- a CDS encoding response regulator, with the translated sequence MRIMIVDDHQIVRHGMRHLLESQSDMEVVAEADSGQSALRRAREHQPDVILMDISMPDMNGIEVTRRIIASLPDVRVLVLSMHSNRRFVTEALAAGATGYLLKDCAFDELIGAIRCVAAGETYLSPKIAGHVVRGFLDQRTVAAAATHPTLSVREREVLQLIAEGKNVKEVAFLLEISTKTVETHRMQIMKKLDIRNVAQLTKYAIREGLTSLD
- a CDS encoding methyl-accepting chemotaxis protein; the protein is MQWFYNMRIAAKLLTGFILVAVIAGVIGFFGVTRLRTLQEASESMYRINTMPISDLVDATEYYQRTRVNLREIFIDRTQVDKEKHLARIKELDGKLEESLKKVEQNSQAPEIKKAVAEVRGRVADYGQLRGKMIDLLMAGKSAEAFDVLREPKNVEIAMAGEEAIQKLADLKTEDAKKKADANAVTARGAISLMITLVIVGVVLAVMLGIFISRIISRPLKEAVDISNRLAEGDLTVAIEAKSTDETGQLLIAMNNMVEKLKVVVVDVKAAADNVASGSQELSSSSEEMSQGATEQAAAAEEASSSMEEMSSNIRQNADNATQTERIAVKSAEDAKQGGKAVVETVHAMKEIAGKISIIEEIARQTNLLALNAAIEAARAGEHGKGFAVVAAEVRKLAERSQHAAGEISELSASSVQVAEAAGEMLNRMVPDIQRTAELVQEISAACKEQDTGAEQINRAIQQLDQVIQQNASASEEMASTSEELASQAEQLQATIAFFRVEEGRGVKRAPVAKKKAVKPQIGHLAHGQANGYHAEGGASRKKAANAGVDLDLGNDSLDAEFEKF